One part of the Humulus lupulus chromosome 9, drHumLupu1.1, whole genome shotgun sequence genome encodes these proteins:
- the LOC133800455 gene encoding berberine bridge enzyme-like 26: MFPKISSVAVRQLLLYSLLLLQSYSSWATSPNSTAENFIECVSINSELSVPVVTTLFTPNTCSFTSVLGFTPTNLRFLEPSVPKPQFIFTPVHDSHVQAAVICSKKLGFHLRVRSGGHDYEGVSYVSEIETPFIVIDLINLRLVDVDIEDNSAWVQAGATLGELYYRISQKSKLHGFPAGICPSVGIGGHITGGGYGAMLRKYGLAADNVVDARIVDVNGQILDREMMGEDLFWAIRGGGGGSFGIILWWKIKLVPVPETVTFFRVGKTLEQGATKLVYRWQQVMDKLDEDLFINVLFQIANSSTNTNQRTLRISYNALFLGDANRLLKVLGNGFPELGLERKDCMEMSWVESVLYVDGYPKGTPVQSLLQAKNRFRTYFKAKSDFVTTPIPEKALEGLWSRMLKEEGPAMVWTPFGGKMSKILDSKIPYPHRKGILFMSQYLTTWTDGDKDPQRHIDWIRELYEYMTPYVSNSPRQAYVNYRDLDLGINKKNMKFNWASTDHWGIKYYNRDNFKRLVRVKSKVDPHNFFRHEQSIPPLNY, encoded by the coding sequence ATGTTTCCAAAAATATCATCCGTAGCAGTACGCCAACTATTGctatattctcttcttcttctccaatcGTATTCTTCATGGGCAACTTCACCCAATTCAACGGCTGAAAACTTCATTGAATGTGTCTCAATCAATTCTGAGCTTTCAGTTCCAGTCGTCACAACCCTCTTCACACCAAACACTTGTTCATTCACTTCTGTTCTCGGATTCACACCAACTAATCTCAGGTTTTTGGAGCCCTCAGTTCCCAAACCCCAGTTCATCTTTACTCCCGTCCATGATTCCCATGTCCAAGCAGCCGTGATTTGCTCAAAAAAGCTAGGCTTCCATCTCAGAGTTCGAAGTGGAGGCCACGACTATGAAGGAGTTTCCTACGTCTCCGAGATCGAAACTCCATTCATTGTCATAGATCTCATCAACCTTCGACTCGTCGATGTTGACATCGAAGATAACTCGGCTTGGGTTCAGGCTGGCGCAACTCTCGGAGAACTTTACTATAGAATTTCTCAGAAAAGCAAACTCCATGGCTTCCCAGCCGGGATTTGTCCGAGTGTGGGAATTGGCGGGCATATAACTGGTGGAGGCTATGGCGCTATGTTGAGAAAATATGGCCTCGCAGCTGATAATGTTGTCGACGCTCGAATTGTCGACGTTAACGGTCAAATTCTTGATAGAGAAATGATGGGAGAGGACTTGTTTTGGGCGATCCGTGGTGGTGGCGGAGGAAGCTTTGGAATCATTCTTTGGTGGAAGATTAAGCTCGTACCGGTGCCTGAAACAGTGACGTTTTTTAGAGTTGGTAAGACGTTGGAACAAGGTGCCACGAAGCTCGTCTATCGGTGGCAACAAGTTATGGATAAGCTtgatgaagatctcttcattaaCGTTCTTTTCCAGATTGCTAATTCAAGCACCAATACTAATCAGAGAACACTCAGGATTAGTTACAATGCACTATTTCTTGGTGACGCTAATAGGCTCCTTAAAGTTCTTGGGAATGGTTTTCCTGAATTGGGTTTGGAGCGAAAAGATTGCATGGAAATGAGCTGGGTTgaatcagttctttatgtcgacggataCCCGAAAGGAACACCTGTCCAAAGCCTTCTCCAGGCCAAAAATAGATTCAGAACTTACTTCAAAGCAAAATCAGACTTTGTCACAACTCCAATACCTGAAAAAGCCCTAGAAGGACTCTGGTCAAGGATGTTGAAGGAGGAGGGTCCAGCTATGGTTTGGACTCCATTTGGAGGAAAGATGAGCAAGATTTTGGATTCGAAAATTCCATACCCTCACAGAAAGGGAATCCTTTTCATGAGTCAGTACTTAACTACCTGGACAGATGGAGACAAAGACCCACAAAGGCATATTGATTGGATTAGGGAGTTGTATGAGTATATGACTCCTTATGTTTCCAACTCTCCAAGACAAGCTTATGTCAATTATAGAGATCTTGATTTGGGGATTAATAAGAAGAACATGAAATTCAATTGGGCAAGTACTGATCATTGGGGTATAAAGTATTACAATAGGGATAACTTTAAGAGATTGGTACGTGTGAAGAGCAAAGTTGATCCCCACAACTTCTTCAGGCATGAACAGAGCATTCCACCTTTAAATTACTAG